The following are encoded in a window of Rhizobium sp. 11515TR genomic DNA:
- the lepA gene encoding translation elongation factor 4, with the protein MARMSTNSTTPLSHIRNFSIVAHIDHGKSTLADRLIQTTGGLAEREMSEQVLDNMEIERERGITIKAQTVRLHYKAKNGETYILNLIDTPGHVDFAYEVSRSLSACEGSLLVVDASQGVEAQTLANVYQAIDNNHELVTVLNKIDLPAAEPDRIKEQIEEVIGIDASDAVLISAKTGLGIPDVLEAIVHKLPAPKSAGGEKAPLKALLVDSWYDTYLGVMVLVRIIDGTLTKGQTIRMMGTDAKYQIERVGVLTPKMVAVDSLGPGEIGFITASIKEVADTRVGDTITEDKRPTAEALPGFKPAQPVVFCGLFPVDAADFEDLRSAMGKLRLNDASFSFEMESSAALGFGFRCGFLGLLHLEIIQERLEREFNLDLIATAPSVVYQLSMTDGTEIELHNPADMPDVVKISEFREPWIKATILTPDDYLGSILKLCQDRRGIQTELTYVGNRAMITYDLPLNEVVFDFYDRLKSISKGYASFDYSLTDYRESDLVKMSILVNAEPVDALSMLVHRSAAEKRGRVMCEKLKDLIPQHMFQIPIQAAIGGRIIARETVKALRKDVTAKCYGGDATRKRKLLDKQKEGKKRMRQFGKVEIPQEAFIAALKMGDE; encoded by the coding sequence ATGGCGCGCATGAGCACCAATTCCACCACTCCGCTTTCGCATATCCGCAACTTCTCGATCGTGGCCCATATCGACCACGGCAAATCGACGTTGGCCGACCGCCTGATCCAGACGACGGGCGGCCTTGCCGAACGCGAGATGTCGGAGCAGGTGCTTGACAATATGGAGATCGAGCGCGAGCGCGGCATCACCATCAAGGCCCAGACCGTGCGCCTGCACTACAAGGCCAAGAACGGCGAAACCTATATCCTCAACCTGATCGACACGCCCGGGCACGTCGACTTCGCCTACGAAGTCTCGCGCTCGCTGTCGGCCTGCGAGGGATCGCTGCTTGTCGTCGACGCCTCTCAGGGTGTTGAAGCTCAGACGCTCGCCAACGTCTATCAGGCGATCGACAACAATCACGAGCTCGTCACCGTCCTCAACAAGATCGACCTGCCGGCCGCCGAACCCGACCGCATCAAAGAACAGATCGAGGAGGTGATCGGCATCGACGCCTCCGACGCCGTGCTGATTTCGGCGAAGACCGGCCTCGGCATTCCCGACGTGCTGGAAGCCATCGTCCACAAGCTGCCGGCGCCGAAGAGCGCGGGCGGCGAAAAGGCGCCCTTGAAGGCGCTGCTGGTCGACAGCTGGTACGACACCTATCTCGGCGTTATGGTTCTCGTGCGCATCATCGACGGCACGCTGACCAAGGGCCAGACCATCCGTATGATGGGCACGGACGCGAAATACCAGATCGAGCGCGTCGGCGTTCTCACGCCGAAGATGGTCGCCGTCGACAGCCTCGGCCCCGGCGAGATCGGCTTCATCACCGCCTCGATCAAGGAAGTGGCCGACACCCGCGTCGGCGATACGATCACCGAAGACAAGCGTCCGACTGCTGAAGCGCTGCCGGGCTTCAAGCCGGCACAGCCTGTGGTGTTCTGCGGCCTCTTCCCGGTCGATGCCGCCGATTTCGAAGACCTGCGCTCGGCCATGGGCAAGCTGCGCCTCAACGACGCCAGCTTCTCCTTCGAGATGGAATCGTCTGCCGCTCTCGGCTTCGGCTTCCGCTGCGGCTTCCTCGGCCTGCTGCACCTGGAAATCATCCAGGAGCGCCTGGAGCGCGAATTCAACCTCGACCTGATCGCGACGGCGCCCTCCGTCGTCTATCAGCTCAGCATGACCGATGGCACCGAGATCGAGCTGCACAACCCGGCCGACATGCCCGATGTCGTCAAGATTTCCGAATTCCGCGAGCCGTGGATCAAGGCGACGATCCTGACGCCGGACGATTATCTCGGCTCGATCCTGAAGCTCTGCCAGGACCGCCGCGGCATCCAGACCGAGCTGACCTATGTCGGCAACCGCGCCATGATCACCTACGACCTGCCGCTCAACGAAGTCGTCTTCGACTTCTACGACCGCCTGAAGTCGATCTCGAAGGGCTATGCCTCCTTCGACTACAGCCTGACCGATTATCGCGAGAGCGATCTCGTCAAGATGTCGATCCTCGTCAATGCCGAGCCGGTGGATGCGCTCTCCATGCTCGTGCACCGCTCCGCCGCTGAAAAGCGAGGCCGCGTCATGTGCGAGAAGCTGAAGGACCTGATCCCGCAGCACATGTTCCAGATCCCGATCCAGGCCGCCATCGGCGGACGCATCATCGCCCGCGAGACGGTGAAGGCGCTGCGCAAGGACGTGACAGCCAAGTGCTACGGCGGCGACGCTACCCGTAAGCGCAAGCTGCTCGACAAGCAGAAGGAAGGCAAGAAGCGCATGCGGCAGTTCGGCAAGGTCGAGATCCCGCAGGAAGCGTTCATTGCCGCGCTGAAGATGGGGGATGAGTGA
- a CDS encoding SDR family oxidoreductase translates to MSKSVAIVTGAAGDIGRAIAKRLADDHDIILLVDIDEAAMQKAAGELGPAERFVMFKADITSDADVAAMAKAASKLGGVKTLVNNAGAARAVSLHDTTPAIWRADNALNLEAAFLCFRAVEDMLKASKGSVINIASVNGMAVFGHPAYSAAKAGLLHFTRLVAVEYGKFGIRSNAVAPGTVRTQAWEVRAAANPNVFEEAKRWYALRRVVDPADVANAVSFLASPLSSAITGVCLPVDCGLTAGQAELAHTFSQSEHY, encoded by the coding sequence ATGAGCAAATCCGTTGCCATCGTCACAGGGGCTGCCGGCGATATCGGCCGTGCCATCGCAAAACGCCTGGCCGATGACCATGACATCATCCTGCTCGTCGATATCGACGAGGCGGCCATGCAGAAGGCTGCCGGAGAACTCGGCCCGGCGGAGCGGTTCGTCATGTTCAAGGCGGATATCACCAGCGATGCCGACGTTGCCGCCATGGCGAAGGCCGCGTCGAAACTCGGCGGGGTGAAGACGCTCGTCAACAATGCCGGCGCCGCACGCGCCGTCAGCCTTCATGATACCACGCCGGCCATCTGGCGTGCCGACAATGCCCTTAATCTTGAAGCGGCTTTTCTCTGCTTCCGCGCCGTCGAGGACATGCTGAAGGCATCGAAGGGGTCGGTCATCAATATCGCCTCCGTCAACGGCATGGCCGTCTTTGGGCATCCTGCCTACAGCGCCGCCAAGGCGGGGCTTCTGCATTTCACCCGGCTGGTCGCGGTCGAATACGGCAAGTTCGGCATCCGCTCGAATGCGGTCGCGCCCGGCACGGTGCGCACGCAAGCCTGGGAAGTCCGCGCCGCTGCCAATCCGAATGTCTTCGAGGAGGCGAAGCGCTGGTATGCACTGCGTCGCGTCGTCGATCCGGCCGATGTCGCCAATGCCGTCTCTTTCCTCGCAAGTCCGCTTTCTTCCGCGATAACAGGCGTCTGTCTGCCCGTCGATTGCGGCTTGACGGCGGGGCAGGCGGAGCTCGCCCATACCTTCTCGCAGTCCGAACACTACTGA
- a CDS encoding MurR/RpiR family transcriptional regulator: protein MDIFTTMQEERGRLSQSEIRIADIVLNDFEFAVNASIIELAGKADVSPPTVTRFCRRLGCESFSDFKVQLARTAYVGVRYLKPEPKSIAPADVAQDIITKAQNALFLLHRGLDVAAIERAANRLASAEMIYAFGSGGNSSMIATELQNRLFRLGLRITASSDHSMQLMMAAAAKSTDVLIGSSFSGRNAELVRAFALAREAKVPTIALTQSESPVARAAEITVPVDLPEGDNIYRPTSTRIAYLAVVDILASLVAYRIQPQATVTLRRIKQQLVTHRDGDDRQLLGD, encoded by the coding sequence ATGGATATCTTCACGACCATGCAGGAAGAGAGAGGCCGGCTTTCGCAATCTGAAATCCGTATCGCCGACATCGTCCTCAATGATTTCGAATTCGCCGTCAATGCTTCCATCATCGAGCTTGCGGGCAAGGCGGATGTCTCGCCGCCGACGGTGACGCGCTTCTGCCGACGTCTGGGCTGCGAAAGCTTTTCTGATTTCAAGGTGCAGCTTGCGCGGACAGCCTATGTCGGCGTGCGCTATCTGAAGCCCGAGCCGAAGAGCATCGCACCGGCCGACGTTGCCCAGGATATTATTACCAAGGCGCAGAACGCGCTCTTCCTGCTGCATCGCGGGCTGGATGTTGCCGCCATCGAGCGGGCGGCGAACCGGCTCGCCAGCGCAGAGATGATCTATGCCTTCGGCTCCGGCGGCAATTCCTCGATGATCGCAACCGAGCTGCAGAACCGTCTGTTCCGTCTCGGTCTCCGCATTACCGCAAGTTCCGACCACAGCATGCAGCTGATGATGGCTGCGGCCGCCAAGTCGACGGATGTGCTGATCGGCTCGTCCTTCTCCGGACGCAATGCCGAGCTGGTGCGCGCCTTTGCGCTGGCACGCGAAGCCAAGGTGCCGACCATCGCCCTGACGCAGAGTGAAAGCCCGGTGGCCCGCGCCGCCGAGATTACGGTGCCCGTCGACCTGCCGGAAGGGGACAATATCTATCGGCCGACATCGACGCGCATCGCCTATCTGGCCGTGGTGGACATTCTCGCTAGCCTGGTCGCCTACCGCATTCAGCCGCAGGCAACGGTGACGCTGCGCCGTATCAAGCAGCAGCTCGTCACCCATCGGGATGGCGACGACCGCCAGCTTCTTGGAGACTAG
- a CDS encoding phosphomannomutase, with protein MKFGTSGLRGLSADLTGRASALYATAFARHLLKNGHAKPGDLILVGRDFRESSPAISATCIGALKRAGLTPIDCGTLPTPALALYGLQLKAASLMITGSHIPADRNGIKFYRPDGEIDKRDEVAISEEALAIGDSVLDETPAETENRTAEMEALFLERNKGLLPSGSLAGLTIGVYQHSTVARDLFGQVLTHYGARVVPLGRSESFIPVDTEAVSAETIRLMKAWASEHGLNAIVSADGDGDRPLVADETGEPLRGDLLGLIAANFLGADVVVTPVTSNSGIEAAGSYAVTRTRVGSPYVIAGMDEAIAAGKANVIGFEANGGTLTSSRFTVDGKPFEPLPTRDSFLPILATLYAAAKARKPLSAVAGSYRLPFAAADRLENFPVETSAALMAYLRASDANLSDFLKPVATVASKSDIDGLRVTLVDNRIIHFRPSGNAPEMRCYVEASSESEAKALLEQGLGLISAWAAARV; from the coding sequence TTGAAATTCGGCACCAGCGGCCTTCGCGGCCTATCCGCAGACCTCACCGGACGGGCATCGGCGCTCTACGCGACAGCTTTTGCCCGCCATCTGCTGAAAAACGGCCATGCCAAGCCGGGCGACCTCATCCTCGTCGGCCGGGATTTCCGCGAATCGAGCCCGGCGATCTCCGCCACCTGCATCGGCGCGCTGAAGCGGGCCGGCCTGACGCCGATCGACTGCGGCACATTGCCGACGCCGGCGCTGGCGCTTTACGGCCTGCAGCTGAAGGCGGCCTCGCTGATGATCACCGGCTCGCATATCCCCGCCGACCGCAACGGCATCAAATTCTATCGCCCTGACGGCGAAATCGACAAGCGCGACGAAGTGGCGATCAGCGAGGAGGCGCTTGCGATCGGCGATTCTGTGCTCGACGAAACCCCTGCCGAGACGGAAAACCGCACGGCCGAGATGGAGGCGCTGTTCCTGGAGCGCAACAAGGGCCTGCTGCCATCAGGCAGCCTCGCCGGCCTCACCATCGGCGTCTATCAGCACAGCACGGTGGCACGCGATCTCTTCGGTCAGGTACTGACTCATTACGGCGCCCGCGTCGTGCCACTCGGCCGCTCCGAGAGCTTCATTCCGGTCGATACGGAAGCGGTCTCGGCCGAAACCATCCGCCTCATGAAAGCCTGGGCGTCGGAACATGGCCTGAATGCCATCGTCTCAGCCGATGGCGACGGTGACCGGCCGCTGGTTGCGGACGAAACCGGCGAGCCCCTGCGCGGCGATCTGCTTGGCCTCATCGCGGCAAATTTCCTCGGCGCCGATGTTGTGGTGACGCCGGTCACCTCCAATTCCGGCATCGAGGCCGCCGGTTCCTATGCCGTCACCCGCACCCGCGTCGGCTCTCCCTACGTGATCGCCGGCATGGACGAGGCCATCGCGGCCGGCAAGGCCAATGTCATTGGCTTCGAGGCCAATGGCGGCACGCTGACATCAAGCCGCTTCACCGTCGATGGAAAACCTTTCGAGCCGCTGCCGACGCGCGACAGCTTCCTGCCGATTCTCGCGACGCTCTACGCCGCCGCCAAAGCACGCAAACCGCTTTCGGCCGTTGCCGGCAGCTACCGCCTGCCCTTCGCCGCCGCCGACCGTCTGGAGAATTTTCCCGTGGAAACCAGCGCCGCGCTGATGGCCTATCTGCGCGCCTCCGACGCCAATCTTTCGGATTTCCTGAAGCCGGTCGCCACCGTCGCTTCCAAGAGCGATATCGACGGCCTGCGGGTGACACTTGTGGATAACCGAATCATCCATTTCCGTCCTTCCGGCAATGCGCCGGAAATGCGCTGCTACGTGGAAGCATCGAGCGAAAGCGAGGCAAAGGCCCTGCTGGAACAGGGACTTGGCCTGATCAGCGCATGGGCGGCAGCCCGGGTTTGA
- a CDS encoding GFA family protein, with amino-acid sequence MSTLELPSEGGCRCGQVRLKISAKPLLTMACHCTGCQRMTAGPYSLSAAIPTQGFEVTEGEPVIGGLHGDVIHHYFCPHCMSWLFTKLEGVDWFVNVRATILDDTSWFTPFIETWTSEKLPWVTTPAKHSFAALPAMEEYEGLTKEYMAQG; translated from the coding sequence ATGAGCACGCTGGAATTACCGAGCGAGGGCGGCTGCCGTTGCGGGCAGGTGCGGTTGAAGATCAGCGCCAAGCCGCTGCTCACCATGGCCTGCCACTGCACAGGCTGCCAGCGCATGACGGCCGGCCCCTATTCGCTGAGCGCCGCCATCCCCACGCAGGGTTTCGAGGTGACTGAGGGCGAGCCTGTCATCGGCGGCCTGCACGGCGATGTCATCCATCACTATTTCTGCCCGCATTGCATGAGCTGGCTGTTCACGAAGCTCGAAGGCGTCGACTGGTTCGTCAATGTCCGCGCCACCATCCTTGACGACACGAGCTGGTTCACGCCCTTCATTGAGACCTGGACGAGCGAAAAGCTGCCATGGGTGACGACGCCCGCCAAGCACAGCTTTGCAGCGCTCCCGGCGATGGAGGAGTATGAGGGGCTGACGAAGGAATATATGGCGCAGGGGTAA
- a CDS encoding SelT/SelW/SelH family protein produces the protein MSDKPRITILYCTQCNWLLRSGWMAQELLQTFTDSLGEVALIPGTGGVFEIRIDGELLWERKRDGGFPGPKELKQRVRDIIDPERDLGHTDRASLES, from the coding sequence ATGAGCGACAAGCCGCGGATCACCATTCTCTATTGCACCCAATGCAACTGGCTGCTCCGTTCCGGCTGGATGGCACAGGAGTTGCTGCAGACCTTTACCGATAGCCTTGGTGAAGTCGCGCTGATCCCTGGCACCGGCGGCGTCTTCGAAATCCGCATCGACGGCGAGCTCTTGTGGGAGCGCAAGCGCGACGGCGGCTTCCCCGGGCCGAAGGAACTCAAGCAGCGGGTGCGGGATATCATCGACCCCGAACGCGATCTCGGCCATACCGACCGCGCATCGCTGGAGAGCTAG
- a CDS encoding IS110 family transposase: MTASYEYHIGVDYHKSYSHLVVQDSAGKTLRSGRVKNDRQSLGGFLERYRENSHAVVEATRNWMVIYDWLDDICDDVVLAHPLKVKAIADAKIKTDKIDATVLAHLLRADLVPEAWAPSDKARELRVALRERMFYVRLRTMVKNRIVTVFDRYPEQTAQLKKLGDLFGKAGRVQLAQVKVSEIDRIQIDRGLDFIGDIDVRIKQSEATIRAMTRANGNVKLLKTIPGIGEFFARLIDAEIDDIKRFRNPKKLAAYAGLVPSTYSSGGKTFHGKIIRQGNKWLRWAFVEAVTPAIVTDPQLRAQYEHLKLRGVNKARVAIARKLLTIAFQILRDQRAYEPRGESTTEGASTISRLS; the protein is encoded by the coding sequence ATGACTGCCTCTTATGAATATCATATCGGGGTCGACTACCACAAATCCTACAGCCATCTGGTGGTGCAGGATTCGGCTGGCAAGACGCTGCGCTCTGGCCGGGTGAAGAACGATCGTCAGTCGCTGGGTGGCTTTCTGGAACGCTACCGCGAGAACTCGCATGCGGTTGTCGAGGCGACGCGCAACTGGATGGTGATCTACGACTGGCTCGACGACATTTGTGATGATGTCGTTCTCGCCCATCCGCTGAAGGTGAAGGCGATCGCCGACGCCAAGATCAAGACGGACAAGATCGACGCGACGGTGCTGGCGCATCTGCTTCGAGCCGATCTGGTTCCGGAGGCCTGGGCTCCGAGCGACAAGGCCCGAGAGCTGCGTGTCGCCCTGCGCGAGCGGATGTTTTACGTGCGGCTGCGCACGATGGTGAAGAACCGCATCGTCACGGTGTTCGATCGCTATCCGGAGCAGACGGCGCAGCTGAAGAAGCTCGGCGACCTGTTCGGCAAGGCTGGCCGCGTCCAGCTGGCTCAGGTGAAGGTCTCGGAGATCGACCGCATCCAGATCGACCGTGGTCTCGACTTCATCGGCGACATCGACGTGCGCATCAAGCAATCGGAAGCAACGATCCGGGCGATGACCAGGGCCAATGGCAATGTGAAGCTGTTGAAGACGATCCCCGGTATCGGCGAGTTCTTCGCTCGGCTGATCGATGCGGAGATCGACGACATCAAGCGGTTCCGCAATCCGAAGAAGCTTGCCGCCTATGCCGGCCTGGTGCCGTCGACCTATTCGAGCGGCGGGAAGACCTTCCACGGCAAGATCATACGGCAAGGCAACAAGTGGCTGCGCTGGGCCTTCGTCGAGGCGGTTACGCCCGCCATTGTCACCGATCCGCAGCTTCGCGCCCAATACGAGCATCTGAAGCTCAGAGGAGTAAACAAGGCGCGCGTCGCGATCGCGCGCAAGCTTTTGACGATCGCCTTCCAGATCCTGCGTGACCAGCGCGCTTACGAGCCGCGTGGCGAAAGCACCACGGAAGGCGCGTCGACGATATCCCGGCTGTCCTGA
- a CDS encoding BA14K family protein, with product MAVFHRIAFGCVLALASLSQADFATAASDSRKLITPPRTNTVICDSRGCFGFGERQFYTRPGQPLPITPPYNGGLNRFGSPRVQVPPRETYAPPPRALYPSPAQKLRQHQTWCAERYRTYNPGTNSYTTINNGTRPCRSPFD from the coding sequence ATGGCTGTTTTTCATAGGATCGCGTTTGGCTGCGTCCTCGCGCTTGCCTCGCTGTCGCAGGCGGATTTCGCGACAGCCGCTTCGGACTCTCGGAAGCTCATCACTCCGCCGCGCACCAATACCGTCATCTGCGATTCCCGTGGCTGCTTCGGTTTCGGCGAGCGGCAGTTCTACACCCGCCCAGGTCAGCCGCTTCCGATCACGCCGCCCTATAATGGGGGCCTCAATCGCTTTGGCAGCCCGCGAGTTCAGGTTCCTCCGCGTGAAACCTATGCACCGCCGCCGAGGGCTCTCTATCCTTCGCCGGCCCAGAAACTGAGACAGCATCAAACCTGGTGCGCCGAGCGCTATCGCACCTACAATCCCGGCACCAACAGCTATACGACGATCAACAACGGCACAAGGCCCTGCCGTTCGCCCTTCGACTGA
- a CDS encoding type 1 glutamine amidotransferase has product MRVAIIENMKNTPLGALGIALEEARVEIDWFRPWSGEALPKDISAYDALAVLGGEQSARDDDTHPYLPELAGLMRRFEGEDKAVLGICLGSQILARAYEAENLLGTAHEFGWKTVGLTDEGKKDPLLADVGDEFTIFEWHGDTFTLPVEATRLAANAVTPNQAFRIGRATYGMQFHFEANAAVVERWRGEFRETIEHKEPGWLDRYPELVARHAAAAETAGLAIARAWVRTIRVQVQRPQAAEA; this is encoded by the coding sequence ATGCGCGTCGCCATCATCGAGAATATGAAGAACACCCCGCTCGGCGCGCTTGGCATAGCGCTGGAGGAGGCCCGAGTCGAGATCGACTGGTTTCGCCCCTGGAGCGGCGAGGCCTTGCCGAAGGACATATCGGCCTATGATGCACTAGCCGTGCTCGGCGGCGAACAGAGCGCCCGCGACGACGACACCCATCCCTATCTGCCGGAGCTGGCGGGGCTGATGCGCCGTTTCGAGGGTGAGGACAAAGCCGTGCTCGGCATCTGCCTCGGCAGCCAGATTTTGGCGCGCGCCTACGAGGCCGAAAATCTTCTCGGTACCGCCCATGAATTCGGCTGGAAAACAGTCGGCCTGACTGACGAGGGGAAAAAGGACCCGTTGCTCGCCGATGTCGGCGACGAATTCACCATCTTCGAATGGCATGGCGACACTTTTACCTTGCCTGTGGAAGCCACGCGCCTTGCCGCCAATGCCGTCACGCCGAACCAGGCCTTCCGCATCGGCCGCGCCACCTATGGCATGCAGTTTCATTTCGAGGCCAATGCCGCGGTCGTCGAGCGCTGGCGCGGCGAATTTAGGGAAACCATCGAGCACAAGGAGCCGGGCTGGCTCGATCGCTATCCGGAGCTTGTGGCCAGGCATGCTGCAGCGGCGGAAACGGCCGGTCTTGCGATTGCACGCGCCTGGGTGAGAACCATAAGAGTGCAGGTGCAGCGCCCTCAGGCAGCAGAGGCTTGA
- a CDS encoding helix-turn-helix domain-containing protein → MADDDLELAIGTRIKELRIARGLTLDELANASAVSRAMISRIERAEASPTASLLSRLCAALGLSLSAFFAEEDEEVSPLSRHAQQAIWRDPGTGYVRRAVSPPGTESKVDVVEVIFPAGARVIFPPNTASAGMTQHVWLFEGEMEVTHRDVAHRLMPGDCLFMGVGDGHAFHNPGEVPARYSVILDRGRS, encoded by the coding sequence ATGGCGGATGATGATCTGGAACTGGCTATCGGCACGCGCATCAAGGAGCTGCGCATCGCCCGCGGCCTGACGCTGGATGAGCTTGCCAATGCTTCGGCTGTCAGCCGCGCCATGATCTCGCGCATCGAGCGGGCGGAGGCGAGCCCGACGGCATCGCTGCTGTCGCGGCTCTGCGCAGCGCTCGGCCTTTCGCTCTCGGCCTTCTTTGCCGAGGAGGACGAGGAGGTGTCGCCGCTTTCCCGCCATGCTCAGCAGGCCATCTGGCGCGACCCCGGAACCGGCTATGTTAGACGCGCCGTCTCGCCGCCGGGCACCGAATCGAAGGTCGATGTCGTTGAAGTTATCTTCCCCGCCGGCGCGCGCGTCATCTTCCCGCCGAATACGGCAAGCGCCGGCATGACCCAGCATGTCTGGCTGTTCGAGGGCGAGATGGAGGTGACGCATCGCGATGTCGCCCATCGCCTCATGCCTGGCGATTGCCTCTTCATGGGCGTCGGCGATGGCCACGCCTTCCATAATCCCGGCGAGGTGCCGGCGCGCTACAGCGTCATCCTCGATCGCGGCCGTTCATAA
- a CDS encoding HAD-IA family hydrolase yields MKLLMVDVDGVLVHGRPGDGLPLFTYLERDLGLRLEVLQEAFFKTCWIDIVTGRDALEPKLAEVLGKIAPHLGARTLIDYWFENDSRLDHGLLDDLAALRAGGTKMFLATNQEHMRAAYLMNELGLSSRFDGIFYSAALGYQKPAAEFFRLATERVGISASEIGFIDDVEANIEAARHFGWKAMQWTAGSTLQDAVDAFSG; encoded by the coding sequence ATGAAACTCCTGATGGTCGATGTCGATGGCGTGTTGGTGCACGGCCGCCCAGGCGACGGATTGCCGCTGTTCACCTATCTGGAGCGCGATCTGGGCTTGCGGCTCGAGGTACTGCAAGAGGCATTCTTCAAAACCTGCTGGATCGATATCGTCACCGGCCGCGATGCGCTGGAGCCGAAGCTTGCGGAGGTTCTTGGCAAGATCGCTCCCCATCTCGGCGCCCGAACGCTGATCGACTACTGGTTCGAGAATGACTCCCGCCTGGACCACGGCCTGCTCGATGATCTCGCCGCGCTGCGGGCCGGGGGAACGAAGATGTTCCTGGCGACCAATCAGGAGCATATGCGCGCCGCCTATCTGATGAACGAACTCGGGCTCTCCTCCCGCTTCGACGGCATCTTCTATTCCGCCGCCCTCGGCTATCAGAAGCCAGCAGCCGAATTCTTCCGGCTGGCGACCGAACGCGTGGGGATATCCGCAAGCGAAATCGGCTTCATTGATGATGTAGAGGCCAATATCGAGGCCGCACGGCACTTCGGCTGGAAGGCCATGCAATGGACAGCGGGATCGACATTGCAGGATGCCGTCGACGCCTTCTCAGGCTGA
- a CDS encoding GNAT family N-acetyltransferase yields MPDIRLLSATEARTVLPDLCDVLADCVNGGASVGFMQPYGTGDALPYWQGVADSVESGATLLFVALTEGRVVGTVQVGAAQMPNQPHRGDLKKLLVHSSARGKGLARLLMEAAEREAARIGKTLLVLDTATGSDAEAIYPRLGWQRVGVVPDYAMWPEGGLCDTTIFYKRIAA; encoded by the coding sequence ATGCCTGACATTCGTCTTCTCTCCGCCACCGAAGCTCGCACTGTTCTGCCGGATCTTTGCGATGTGCTCGCCGATTGCGTCAATGGCGGCGCTTCCGTCGGCTTCATGCAGCCTTATGGAACGGGGGATGCCTTGCCCTACTGGCAAGGTGTTGCCGATAGCGTCGAAAGCGGCGCAACGCTGCTTTTCGTCGCCCTGACCGAGGGCAGGGTTGTCGGCACAGTGCAGGTGGGCGCGGCGCAAATGCCGAACCAGCCGCATCGCGGCGATCTCAAGAAGTTGCTGGTGCATAGCTCCGCGCGAGGCAAGGGACTTGCCCGCCTCCTGATGGAGGCGGCTGAGCGCGAGGCAGCCCGTATCGGCAAGACCCTGCTTGTGCTCGATACGGCAACCGGCAGCGATGCCGAGGCGATCTATCCGCGTCTCGGCTGGCAGCGCGTCGGTGTAGTGCCGGATTATGCGATGTGGCCCGAGGGCGGTCTTTGCGACACGACCATTTTCTATAAGCGTATTGCGGCTTGA
- a CDS encoding DUF982 domain-containing protein yields MEYGDWNNPVIVDLDGIGHFAIITNALDAANCMSEEWPVNGGPAMDEAVLVCLDAVLGKVSAERSRKAFLEAAREAGLTVRPDSGSLH; encoded by the coding sequence ATGGAATATGGTGATTGGAACAATCCCGTTATAGTCGATCTCGATGGCATCGGCCATTTCGCGATCATCACCAACGCGCTGGACGCGGCAAACTGCATGAGCGAGGAGTGGCCGGTCAATGGCGGCCCGGCAATGGATGAGGCCGTGCTGGTCTGCCTCGATGCCGTTCTTGGCAAGGTTTCCGCCGAGCGGTCGCGAAAGGCTTTTCTGGAGGCGGCGCGTGAGGCCGGACTTACCGTCAGGCCGGATTCGGGGAGCCTTCACTAA